In Leptospira brenneri, the following are encoded in one genomic region:
- a CDS encoding acyl-CoA thioesterase — translation MARISIDIPEKQIYSMELSVRISDINFAGHLAHDAILTLTHECRARFFHSHGWTEINVEGKGIVVSDVAIVYKSEAFFPDDLMMQLYVDNVSKKSLEMVYVITHKNGGKEIARAKTAIVFFDYAERKPCPIPDVFLRVLE, via the coding sequence ATGGCCAGGATCTCCATCGACATTCCTGAAAAACAAATTTATTCTATGGAACTTAGTGTTCGTATCTCAGATATTAATTTTGCAGGGCATTTAGCACATGATGCCATTCTCACTTTAACTCATGAATGTCGGGCCAGATTCTTTCATTCGCACGGGTGGACAGAAATCAATGTAGAAGGGAAGGGGATTGTAGTTTCCGATGTGGCCATCGTATATAAGTCGGAGGCTTTTTTCCCTGATGATTTGATGATGCAGCTTTATGTGGACAATGTGTCCAAAAAATCTTTAGAAATGGTTTATGTCATCACTCATAAAAATGGCGGAAAAGAAATCGCGAGGGCTAAAACTGCGATTGTGTTTTTTGATTACGCGGAAAGAAAACCATGTCCTATCCCTGACGTTTTTTTAAGAGTATTGGAATAA